Proteins found in one Zea mays cultivar B73 chromosome 1, Zm-B73-REFERENCE-NAM-5.0, whole genome shotgun sequence genomic segment:
- the LOC100275123 gene encoding uncharacterized protein LOC100275123, whose product MAAYAGILVPPLPVRLSVSHLRSVTPASYSLNHRPPRPAVARAASRGNGNGGPPVEGEKERRRSSLPALSEIRLGELLSPDPANAVAVVLTGALVWAGASLLLQLTLISAAIFAAAVKYSFVAALLLIVLIALL is encoded by the coding sequence ATGGCGGCATACGCCGGAATCCTAGTTCCACCGCTCCCCGTCCGCCTCTCGGTCTCTCACCTTAGATCCGTTACCCCGGCTTCCTACTCCCTGAACCACCGTCCCCCCCGCCCCGCGGTCGCCCGTGCGGCTTCCCGCGGCAACGGCAACGGCGGGCCACCGGTGGAGGGGGAGAAGGAGCGGCGACGCTCGTCGCTCCCGGCGCTGTCGGAGATCCGGTTGGGAGAGCTTCTGTCCCCGGACCCCGCCAATGCCGTGGCTGTGGTGCTCACGGGCGCGCTCGTATGGGCTGGCGCCTCACTGCTGCTGCAGCTCACGCTCATCTCCGCAGCAATCTTCGCCGCCGCCGTCAAGTACTCGTTTGTCGCCGCGCTCCTGCTAATCGTCCTTATCGCCCTGCTGTGA